Proteins from one Antennarius striatus isolate MH-2024 chromosome 12, ASM4005453v1, whole genome shotgun sequence genomic window:
- the lrrfip1a gene encoding neurofilament medium polypeptide isoform X15, whose translation MAWTPDWTTEGTANGATLSSGWKTVRDTHALHGFTRSQTRMSGCRWAAGAASGTPPPRSHTGSQRKRRNTKTETYRNGCDDDYSVLSSRSSRLSDDSRASRASRLDLPPASYSSTDLYGFDGLSSSRNTGSAFNGYQPLEFSSYRGSSSRTSSRASSARTSPVDNCSSVASFLRSAAGGAGLPRDLDDVTIPDFSDVEDREYLEKGPRAASALTGGTLTSLGGSSSRRGSGETAITLDGESTLREIKEIHELKDQIQDVEIKYMQNLKEAKDALAEVEEKYRKAMVSNAQLDNEKNNLMYQVDTLKDSLMELEELLSESQRSYEEKVKEVEREKHAHSVLQFHFNEMKETLKQSEELLNEIRQLRIKQEGFVREISDLQETVEWKDKKIGALERQKEYSDAIRIERDELREEVVKLKDILKKHGIVLGPDLNVNGDIGEADVDGSSAPAAASHPAVDPSPVEGNSMLGNTEETLTSREEEEMHPNQFLEAKENLVSSDLLCDVAVTTFETPTEEKTPTKEDEAKETGLRKDSNVDFDECSDAETNVFIVHVPGATSSEENVPEKDAGETRNPDLEALEPSSSVDTQIRENIYDEPEIKQEDVEENKSESIPEEKVTKDLVKESLPEEFIPTLSSTEPQPEPEVENDEAEEVCKSQPQGGAASGKKKRKKRRGKKKGGPAEDKNQEKDETVEEKSKKQNQAKSATTGQTTEPNAGDSVSETLQESKVEEVKSEQVRKQDVEGVDVVRLTDETFEDSRMEPDKEQTLKTENTEETCLTTSGSLSDTEIREDDVLGEQDEEQSLGSQNVKTDTPTDNCSPTDSLKEHKGMDPENNEQNEEQTQNAGEEKIVTPETLTTAEPQKETKEDDVLEEQEEPSLATETTNTDTPTKTPVESRMMQDEEQTEDTEVQALKEIGDDVGDEENKEQNLETEEVEAGETPGTLKESRMEPKNNENVIEQSSETENDDEKSMTPSDILSNDEPLKEIREDENLDDQKEEQSSASETVKPETPTEILSTLETLKDPENVEKLDEQTLETEKESMSPSTVGDLKALCVSALSSKLSKVSDEAEEAPEMVQEDEKAGAEIEQQSVEDKSQLEPDGTEKEELKEEEGDGKAFNAEKSLDEQLEEPTSEESADTKEIDTFNSSDPLEHAAGIGCSTEEDDRKEEAAEDPDLDTRRRDLLSETHDGSSEEQPQEPDEEKSEDAASPQPNLRDTDEEDGDDEEGQSFDFDDMDVEVAIATNLPEHQQDSVEEGVEVTSEEGGRDGSGSGLTHTEQSPADEDEQVERKPLQEAAGGNQKPTAEEEEQVAVVEESGVVSETVTQTPVEEGLDAVAQLQEKDEASPQSVGPGVGSKETKKDVKKNSKKGKAKGKEECKMS comes from the exons ATGGCTTGGACCCCCGACTGGACGACCGAGGGGACAGCAAATGGGGCGACATTGAGCAGTGGATG GAAGACAGTGAGAGATACTCACGCTCTTCACGGATTCACACG CTCTCAGACGAGGATGAGCGGATGTCGGTGGGCAGCCGGGGCAGCGTCCGG gactcctcctcctcgctctcacacaggaagtcaaagaaaaagaagaaacacaaagacagagacgTAT AGGAACGGCTGTGACGATGACTACAGCGTCCTGTCCAGCCGG AGCTCCAGACTTAGCGATGACAGCCGAGCGTCTCGTGCCTCCAGACTCGACCTGCCGCCG GCCTCTTACTCTTCCACTGACTTGTACGGCTTTGATGGTCTGTCCTCCTCAAGAAACACAGGTTCAGCCTTCAATGGGTACCAG CCTTTAGAGTTCTCTAGTTATCGCGGCTCCAGCTCCAGAACCTCGTCCAGGGCCAGTTCGGCCCGAACCAGCCCAGTG GACAACTGCAGCTCCGTGGCCAGTTTCTTGAGGAGCGCGGCTGGCGGCGCGGGTCTCCCCCGGGACCTGGATGACGTCACTATTCCTGACTTTTCTGAT GTGGAGGACAGAGAGTATCTCGAGAAG GGTCCTCGAGCAGCGTCTGCTTTAACAGGAGGAACGCTCACGTCTTTAGGCGGCTCGTCTTCGCGGAGAGGAAGCGGTGAGACAGCCATAACTCTAGACGGAGAGAGCACTCTTCGAGAGATTAAG GAGATTCACGAACTGAAGGATCAGATTCAAGATGTGGAAATCAAGTACATGCAGAATCTAAAAGAAGCCAAG GACGCGTTAgcggaggtggaggagaagtatCGTAAGGCCATGGTGTCCAATGCCCAGCTGGACAACGAGAAGAACAACCTGATGTACCAGGTGGACACGCTGAAGGACTCCctgatggagctggaggagctcctGTCCGAGTCGCAGAGGAGCTACGAGGAGAAGGTCAAG gaagtggaaagagagaaacaCGCCCACAGCGTGCTTCAGTTCCACTTCAACGAAATGAAAGAGACACTAAAACAGAGTGAAGAGCTGCTAAAT GAGATCCGTCAGCTGCGTATCAAACAGGAAGGTTTCGTCAGAGAAATCTCTGACCTGCAGGAGACGGTGGAgtggaaagataaaaaaatcGGG GCCTTAGAGCGACAGAAAGAATACTCGGATGCTATCCGAATAGAGCGAGATGAGCTCAGAGAAGAGGTGGTGAAGCTGAAAGACATTCTGAAG AAACATGGGATCGTATTGGGACCCGATCTAAACGTCAACGGAGACATCGGCGAGGCCGACGTCGATGGATCCTCCGCTCCAGCCGCTGCTTCCCACCCGGCTGTGGATCCCTCCCCAGTGGAGGGGAACAGCATGCTCG GCAACACAGAGGAAACTCTGACAAgtagagaagaggaagagatgcaTCCAAATCAGTTTCTGGAAGCCAAAGAGAATCTTGTGAGCTCTGATTTGCTCTGTGATGTTGCCGTGACGACATTCGAAACgccaacagaagaaaaaacacccACAAAAGAAGACGAGGCTAAAGAAACTGGCCTCCGCAAAGACTCAAATGTGGACTTTGATGAATGTTCAGACGCAGAAACTAATGTTTTTATCGTTCACGTTCCTGGTGCAACCAGTTCTGAGGAGAATGTTCCAGAAAAAGATGCAGGAGAAACCAGGAACCCGGATTTAGAGGCATTAGAACCCAGCAGTAGCGTTGACACACAAATTAGAGAGAACATATATGACGAGCCAGAAATCAAACAGGAAGATGTTGAGGAGAATAAGTCAGAGTCAATTCCTGAGGAAAAAGTCACAAAAGATCTTGTGAAAGAAAGTTTACCTGAAGAGTTCATCCCAACTTTATCGAGTACCGAACCTCAACCGGAACCTGAGGTAGAAAATGATGAGGCAGAGGAAGTATGTAAATCCCAGCCTCAGGGTGGTGCAGCCTcagggaagaagaaaaggaagaagaggagaggcaaGAAGAAAGGAGGACCAGCGGAGGATAAGAACCAAGAAAAGGACGAAACCGTTgaagaaaagagcaaaaaacagAATCAGGCAAAATCAGCTACAACAGGCCAAACAACAGAACCCAATGCGGGTGACTCTGTCAGTGAAACGCTCCAAGAATCCAAGGTAGAGGAAGTTAAAAGTGAGCAGGTCAGGAAACAGGATGTAGAAGGAGTAGATGTAGTGAGACTCACTGATGAAACCTTTGAAGACTCAAGAATGGAGCCGGACAAAGAACAAACCctaaagacagaaaacacagaagaaactTGTTTGACGACTTCAGGCTCTTTGTCTGACACTGAGATAAGAGAGGACGATGTTTTAGGTGAACAGGATGAGGAACAAAGTTTGGGAAGTCAAAACGTAAAGACGGACACGCCCACTGATAACTGTTCTCCAACTGACAGTCTTAAAGAACACAAAGGAATGGATCCCGAAAACAATGAACAAAACGAGGAACAAACACAAAACGCAGGAGAAGAAAAGATTGTGACTCCTGAGACCTTGACTACAGCTGAACCTCAGAAGGAAACCAAAGAGGATGATGTCTTAGAAGAACAAGAGGAACCAAGTTTGGCAACCGAAACGACAAACACCGATACGCCCACAAAAACTCCTGTGGAATCCAGAATGATGCAAGATGAGGAGCAAACAGAAGATACAGAAGTACAAGCTCTCAAGGAAATAGGAGATGATGTCGGCGATGAAGAGAATAAAGAGCAAAATTTAGAAACAGAAGAGGTAGAAGCAGGAGAAACACCAGGAACACTGAAGGAATCTAGAATGGAAcccaaaaacaatgaaaacgtTATAGAGCAAAGTTCAGAGACAGAAAACGATGACGAAAAGTCCATGACGCCGTCTGACATCCTGTCCAATGATGAacctctgaaggagatcagaGAGGATGAGAACTTAGATGACCAGAAAGAGGAACAAAGTTCAGCAAGTGAAACAGTAAAACCTGAGACACCCACTGAAATCCTTTCCACCTTGGAAACTCTCAAAGATCCAGAAAACGTTGAGAAACTTGATGAACAGACTTTGGAAACTGAGAAAGAGAGCATGTCTCCGTCTACCGTTGGAGATCTCAAGGCTTTGTGTGTCTCAGCGTTGTCTTCAAAACTGTCTAAGGTCTCTGATGAGGCAGAGGAGGCACCAGAGATGGTCCAAGAGGATGAGAAAGCAGGCGCTGAGATCGAACAGCAATCCGTGGAGGATAAATCACAGCTAGAACCAGATGGAACTGaaaaggaggagctgaaggaagaggaaggcgaCGGAAAAGCTTTCAACGCTGAAAAAAGTCTGGATGAACAACTGGAGGAACCAACCAGTGAGGAGTCTGCTGATACCAAAGAAATCGACACGTTTAACTCATCAGATCCGCTGGAACACGCTGCTGGGATTGGTTGTTCCACCGAGGAGgatgacaggaaggaggaagcagctgaGGATCCAGACCTGGACACCAGACGGAGGGATCTCCTCAGTGAGACACATGATGGTTCCTCAGAGGAGCAACCACAGGAACCCGACGAAGAAAAGTCTGAGGACGCAGCTTCACCTCAACCAAACCTGCGGGACACTGACGAAGAGGACGGTGACGACGAGGAAGGGCAGTCGTTTGACTTTGATGACATGGACGTGGAGGTTGCTATAGCAACAAACCTCCCTGAACATCAGCAGGATAGCGTGGAGGAGGGCGTCGAAGTCACGTCAGAGGAAGGCGGCCGTgacggttcaggttcaggcCTGACTCACACAGAGCAGAGTCCAGCCGATGAAGACGAGCAGGTTGAGAGGAAGCCTCTCCAGGAAGCTGCAGGTGGGAACCAGAAACCCacagctgaggaggaagaacaggtCGCAGTTGTCGAGGAGTCGGGCGTCGTGTCGGAAACGGTCACCCAGACGCCCGTAGAGGAAGGATTAGACGCTGTGGCACAGCTACAGGAGAAAGACGAGGCGTCACCACAGAGTGTCGGTCCAGGGGTCGGCAGCAAAGAGACGAAGAAAGACGTGAAGAAGAACAGCAAGAAAGGCAAAGCGAAGGGCAAAGAGGAGTGTAAAATGTCTTAG
- the lrrfip1a gene encoding neurofilament medium polypeptide isoform X18 has product MSGCRWAAGAASGCFTVLHLFSPALKDSSSSLSHRKSKKKKKHKDRDRNGCDDDYSVLSSRSSRLSDDSRASRASRLDLPPASYSSTDLYGFDGLSSSRNTGSAFNGYQPLEFSSYRGSSSRTSSRASSARTSPVDNCSSVASFLRSAAGGAGLPRDLDDVTIPDFSDVEDREYLEKGPRAASALTGGTLTSLGGSSSRRGSGETAITLDGESTLREIKEIHELKDQIQDVEIKYMQNLKEAKDALAEVEEKYRKAMVSNAQLDNEKNNLMYQVDTLKDSLMELEELLSESQRSYEEKVKEVEREKHAHSVLQFHFNEMKETLKQSEELLNEIRQLRIKQEGFVREISDLQETVEWKDKKIGALERQKEYSDAIRIERDELREEVVKLKDILKKHGIVLGPDLNVNGDIGEADVDGSSAPAAASHPAVDPSPVEGNSMLGNTEETLTSREEEEMHPNQFLEAKENLVSSDLLCDVAVTTFETPTEEKTPTKEDEAKETGLRKDSNVDFDECSDAETNVFIVHVPGATSSEENVPEKDAGETRNPDLEALEPSSSVDTQIRENIYDEPEIKQEDVEENKSESIPEEKVTKDLVKESLPEEFIPTLSSTEPQPEPEVENDEAEEVCKSQPQGGAASGKKKRKKRRGKKKGGPAEDKNQEKDETVEEKSKKQNQAKSATTGQTTEPNAGDSVSETLQESKVEEVKSEQVRKQDVEGVDVVRLTDETFEDSRMEPDKEQTLKTENTEETCLTTSGSLSDTEIREDDVLGEQDEEQSLGSQNVKTDTPTDNCSPTDSLKEHKGMDPENNEQNEEQTQNAGEEKIVTPETLTTAEPQKETKEDDVLEEQEEPSLATETTNTDTPTKTPVESRMMQDEEQTEDTEVQALKEIGDDVGDEENKEQNLETEEVEAGETPGTLKESRMEPKNNENVIEQSSETENDDEKSMTPSDILSNDEPLKEIREDENLDDQKEEQSSASETVKPETPTEILSTLETLKDPENVEKLDEQTLETEKESMSPSTVGDLKALCVSALSSKLSKVSDEAEEAPEMVQEDEKAGAEIEQQSVEDKSQLEPDGTEKEELKEEEGDGKAFNAEKSLDEQLEEPTSEESADTKEIDTFNSSDPLEHAAGIGCSTEEDDRKEEAAEDPDLDTRRRDLLSETHDGSSEEQPQEPDEEKSEDAASPQPNLRDTDEEDGDDEEGQSFDFDDMDVEVAIATNLPEHQQDSVEEGVEVTSEEGGRDGSGSGLTHTEQSPADEDEQVERKPLQEAAGGNQKPTAEEEEQVAVVEESGVVSETVTQTPVEEGLDAVAQLQEKDEASPQSVGPGVGSKETKKDVKKNSKKGKAKGKEECKMS; this is encoded by the exons ATGAGCGGATGTCGGTGGGCAGCCGGGGCAGCGTCCGG GTGCTTCACcgttcttcatctcttttccccCGCCCTGAaggactcctcctcctcgctctcacacaggaagtcaaagaaaaagaagaaacacaaagacagagac AGGAACGGCTGTGACGATGACTACAGCGTCCTGTCCAGCCGG AGCTCCAGACTTAGCGATGACAGCCGAGCGTCTCGTGCCTCCAGACTCGACCTGCCGCCG GCCTCTTACTCTTCCACTGACTTGTACGGCTTTGATGGTCTGTCCTCCTCAAGAAACACAGGTTCAGCCTTCAATGGGTACCAG CCTTTAGAGTTCTCTAGTTATCGCGGCTCCAGCTCCAGAACCTCGTCCAGGGCCAGTTCGGCCCGAACCAGCCCAGTG GACAACTGCAGCTCCGTGGCCAGTTTCTTGAGGAGCGCGGCTGGCGGCGCGGGTCTCCCCCGGGACCTGGATGACGTCACTATTCCTGACTTTTCTGAT GTGGAGGACAGAGAGTATCTCGAGAAG GGTCCTCGAGCAGCGTCTGCTTTAACAGGAGGAACGCTCACGTCTTTAGGCGGCTCGTCTTCGCGGAGAGGAAGCGGTGAGACAGCCATAACTCTAGACGGAGAGAGCACTCTTCGAGAGATTAAG GAGATTCACGAACTGAAGGATCAGATTCAAGATGTGGAAATCAAGTACATGCAGAATCTAAAAGAAGCCAAG GACGCGTTAgcggaggtggaggagaagtatCGTAAGGCCATGGTGTCCAATGCCCAGCTGGACAACGAGAAGAACAACCTGATGTACCAGGTGGACACGCTGAAGGACTCCctgatggagctggaggagctcctGTCCGAGTCGCAGAGGAGCTACGAGGAGAAGGTCAAG gaagtggaaagagagaaacaCGCCCACAGCGTGCTTCAGTTCCACTTCAACGAAATGAAAGAGACACTAAAACAGAGTGAAGAGCTGCTAAAT GAGATCCGTCAGCTGCGTATCAAACAGGAAGGTTTCGTCAGAGAAATCTCTGACCTGCAGGAGACGGTGGAgtggaaagataaaaaaatcGGG GCCTTAGAGCGACAGAAAGAATACTCGGATGCTATCCGAATAGAGCGAGATGAGCTCAGAGAAGAGGTGGTGAAGCTGAAAGACATTCTGAAG AAACATGGGATCGTATTGGGACCCGATCTAAACGTCAACGGAGACATCGGCGAGGCCGACGTCGATGGATCCTCCGCTCCAGCCGCTGCTTCCCACCCGGCTGTGGATCCCTCCCCAGTGGAGGGGAACAGCATGCTCG GCAACACAGAGGAAACTCTGACAAgtagagaagaggaagagatgcaTCCAAATCAGTTTCTGGAAGCCAAAGAGAATCTTGTGAGCTCTGATTTGCTCTGTGATGTTGCCGTGACGACATTCGAAACgccaacagaagaaaaaacacccACAAAAGAAGACGAGGCTAAAGAAACTGGCCTCCGCAAAGACTCAAATGTGGACTTTGATGAATGTTCAGACGCAGAAACTAATGTTTTTATCGTTCACGTTCCTGGTGCAACCAGTTCTGAGGAGAATGTTCCAGAAAAAGATGCAGGAGAAACCAGGAACCCGGATTTAGAGGCATTAGAACCCAGCAGTAGCGTTGACACACAAATTAGAGAGAACATATATGACGAGCCAGAAATCAAACAGGAAGATGTTGAGGAGAATAAGTCAGAGTCAATTCCTGAGGAAAAAGTCACAAAAGATCTTGTGAAAGAAAGTTTACCTGAAGAGTTCATCCCAACTTTATCGAGTACCGAACCTCAACCGGAACCTGAGGTAGAAAATGATGAGGCAGAGGAAGTATGTAAATCCCAGCCTCAGGGTGGTGCAGCCTcagggaagaagaaaaggaagaagaggagaggcaaGAAGAAAGGAGGACCAGCGGAGGATAAGAACCAAGAAAAGGACGAAACCGTTgaagaaaagagcaaaaaacagAATCAGGCAAAATCAGCTACAACAGGCCAAACAACAGAACCCAATGCGGGTGACTCTGTCAGTGAAACGCTCCAAGAATCCAAGGTAGAGGAAGTTAAAAGTGAGCAGGTCAGGAAACAGGATGTAGAAGGAGTAGATGTAGTGAGACTCACTGATGAAACCTTTGAAGACTCAAGAATGGAGCCGGACAAAGAACAAACCctaaagacagaaaacacagaagaaactTGTTTGACGACTTCAGGCTCTTTGTCTGACACTGAGATAAGAGAGGACGATGTTTTAGGTGAACAGGATGAGGAACAAAGTTTGGGAAGTCAAAACGTAAAGACGGACACGCCCACTGATAACTGTTCTCCAACTGACAGTCTTAAAGAACACAAAGGAATGGATCCCGAAAACAATGAACAAAACGAGGAACAAACACAAAACGCAGGAGAAGAAAAGATTGTGACTCCTGAGACCTTGACTACAGCTGAACCTCAGAAGGAAACCAAAGAGGATGATGTCTTAGAAGAACAAGAGGAACCAAGTTTGGCAACCGAAACGACAAACACCGATACGCCCACAAAAACTCCTGTGGAATCCAGAATGATGCAAGATGAGGAGCAAACAGAAGATACAGAAGTACAAGCTCTCAAGGAAATAGGAGATGATGTCGGCGATGAAGAGAATAAAGAGCAAAATTTAGAAACAGAAGAGGTAGAAGCAGGAGAAACACCAGGAACACTGAAGGAATCTAGAATGGAAcccaaaaacaatgaaaacgtTATAGAGCAAAGTTCAGAGACAGAAAACGATGACGAAAAGTCCATGACGCCGTCTGACATCCTGTCCAATGATGAacctctgaaggagatcagaGAGGATGAGAACTTAGATGACCAGAAAGAGGAACAAAGTTCAGCAAGTGAAACAGTAAAACCTGAGACACCCACTGAAATCCTTTCCACCTTGGAAACTCTCAAAGATCCAGAAAACGTTGAGAAACTTGATGAACAGACTTTGGAAACTGAGAAAGAGAGCATGTCTCCGTCTACCGTTGGAGATCTCAAGGCTTTGTGTGTCTCAGCGTTGTCTTCAAAACTGTCTAAGGTCTCTGATGAGGCAGAGGAGGCACCAGAGATGGTCCAAGAGGATGAGAAAGCAGGCGCTGAGATCGAACAGCAATCCGTGGAGGATAAATCACAGCTAGAACCAGATGGAACTGaaaaggaggagctgaaggaagaggaaggcgaCGGAAAAGCTTTCAACGCTGAAAAAAGTCTGGATGAACAACTGGAGGAACCAACCAGTGAGGAGTCTGCTGATACCAAAGAAATCGACACGTTTAACTCATCAGATCCGCTGGAACACGCTGCTGGGATTGGTTGTTCCACCGAGGAGgatgacaggaaggaggaagcagctgaGGATCCAGACCTGGACACCAGACGGAGGGATCTCCTCAGTGAGACACATGATGGTTCCTCAGAGGAGCAACCACAGGAACCCGACGAAGAAAAGTCTGAGGACGCAGCTTCACCTCAACCAAACCTGCGGGACACTGACGAAGAGGACGGTGACGACGAGGAAGGGCAGTCGTTTGACTTTGATGACATGGACGTGGAGGTTGCTATAGCAACAAACCTCCCTGAACATCAGCAGGATAGCGTGGAGGAGGGCGTCGAAGTCACGTCAGAGGAAGGCGGCCGTgacggttcaggttcaggcCTGACTCACACAGAGCAGAGTCCAGCCGATGAAGACGAGCAGGTTGAGAGGAAGCCTCTCCAGGAAGCTGCAGGTGGGAACCAGAAACCCacagctgaggaggaagaacaggtCGCAGTTGTCGAGGAGTCGGGCGTCGTGTCGGAAACGGTCACCCAGACGCCCGTAGAGGAAGGATTAGACGCTGTGGCACAGCTACAGGAGAAAGACGAGGCGTCACCACAGAGTGTCGGTCCAGGGGTCGGCAGCAAAGAGACGAAGAAAGACGTGAAGAAGAACAGCAAGAAAGGCAAAGCGAAGGGCAAAGAGGAGTGTAAAATGTCTTAG